The following proteins are co-located in the Shouchella hunanensis genome:
- the rimM gene encoding ribosome maturation factor RimM (Essential for efficient processing of 16S rRNA) has product MTNWFNVGRLVNTHGVRGEVRVLSNTDFGEERFAVGSQLKIASSPDERGTMISVKSHRKHKNFDLLTFEGYTNINEVEVFKGNYLYVSEQQLSELGEHEFYYHEIIGCQAVDEDGHSLGVIKDIIETGANDVWVVERKGKKDLLLPYIEDVIKEVNIDEGTVKVHLLEGLDDA; this is encoded by the coding sequence ATGACAAACTGGTTTAATGTAGGAAGATTAGTAAACACACATGGCGTTCGTGGAGAAGTGCGTGTGCTATCGAATACAGATTTTGGTGAAGAGCGGTTTGCAGTTGGTTCCCAGTTGAAGATTGCATCTTCACCGGATGAACGAGGCACTATGATTAGCGTAAAAAGCCATCGTAAACATAAAAATTTTGACTTATTAACATTCGAAGGCTATACGAACATAAATGAAGTGGAAGTGTTTAAAGGAAACTATTTATACGTTTCTGAACAACAATTAAGCGAGCTTGGAGAACACGAGTTTTATTACCATGAAATTATTGGTTGTCAAGCTGTTGATGAAGACGGTCATTCTTTAGGGGTCATTAAAGATATTATTGAAACAGGCGCTAATGACGTCTGGGTTGTAGAACGAAAAGGCAAGAAAGACTTATTGCTTCCTTATATTGAAGACGTCATTAAAGAAGTGAACATAGACGAAGGCACAGTCAAGGTGCACCTACTTGAAGGACTGGATGATGCATGA
- a CDS encoding YlqD family protein has translation MKCIRKASVKHVLTSTKRAELSRSFEEEKVQLDREIKQLEFQYHHAQKKTSSQMGPSLKEKFDHEINRRQEKQQSIQFKLDQLNHLAEGSELFFEMADVLIDVEIGAKWVSAENELTIVIKDGVVHEIRESENRDT, from the coding sequence ATGAAATGCATTCGAAAAGCGTCTGTTAAGCATGTATTAACGTCGACGAAACGAGCTGAACTGTCCCGATCATTTGAAGAAGAAAAGGTGCAGCTAGATCGTGAGATAAAACAACTAGAATTTCAATATCATCATGCGCAAAAGAAAACATCCTCGCAAATGGGTCCTTCATTAAAAGAAAAATTCGATCATGAAATTAACAGGCGTCAAGAAAAACAACAATCGATTCAGTTTAAATTGGACCAGCTTAATCATTTGGCAGAAGGAAGTGAGTTGTTCTTTGAAATGGCAGACGTGCTCATTGATGTCGAAATTGGTGCAAAGTGGGTTTCTGCTGAAAATGAGCTTACGATTGTTATTAAAGATGGTGTTGTTCATGAGATTAGAGAAAGTGAGAACAGAGACACATGA
- a CDS encoding KH domain-containing protein, which yields MKALVEHIAKSLVDYPDAVQVEEAHEERTTVLRLSVHPDDMGKVIGKQGRTAKAIRSVLYAANKQHERVRLDIAD from the coding sequence ATGAAAGCTTTGGTTGAACATATTGCGAAATCATTAGTGGATTACCCTGATGCTGTGCAAGTCGAAGAAGCCCATGAGGAAAGAACAACCGTCTTGCGTCTTTCTGTACATCCAGATGATATGGGAAAAGTGATTGGAAAGCAAGGAAGAACAGCGAAGGCGATTCGTTCAGTGCTTTATGCTGCGAACAAACAACATGAGCGTGTGCGACTCGATATTGCTGACTGA
- the rpsP gene encoding 30S ribosomal protein S16, whose product MAVKIRLKRMGSKKAPFYRVVVADSRFPRDGRFIEEIGTYNPIAQPAQVNIKEDKALEWMLKGAKPSDTVRNLFSNAGLMEKLHNEKNAK is encoded by the coding sequence ATGGCTGTTAAAATTCGATTAAAACGTATGGGATCTAAAAAAGCCCCATTTTACCGTGTAGTAGTTGCAGATTCTCGTTTCCCACGTGATGGACGATTCATTGAAGAGATTGGAACATACAACCCAATCGCTCAACCAGCACAAGTGAACATTAAAGAGGACAAAGCACTTGAGTGGATGTTAAAAGGTGCAAAACCTTCTGATACCGTTCGTAACTTGTTCTCAAATGCGGGTCTTATGGAGAAGCTTCACAACGAAAAGAACGCAAAATAA
- the ffh gene encoding signal recognition particle protein, with protein sequence MAFEGLAARLQDTLTKIRGKGKVSEQDVKDMMREVRLALLEADVNFKVVKQFIASVKEKALGQEVMKSLTPGQQVIKVVNEELTALMGSEQSKIAVAPKAPTIVMMVGLQGAGKTTTTAKLANHLRKNHNRKPLLVACDIYRPAAIKQLETLGKQLDMPVFSLGDQVSPVEIAKQAVQKAKEEHHDYVILDTAGRLHIDETLMKELTDIKEMVKPDEILLVVDSMTGQDAVNVAESFNEQLDVTGAVLTKLDGDTRGGAAISIKAVTNTPIKFAGMGEKIDQLEPFHPERMASRILGMGDVLSLIEKAQTNVDEEKAKELEKKLRTMDFTFDDFLEQLEQVKSMGPLEDLLGMMPGMNKKGMKDLKVDEHQLVRVEAIVKSMTPLEKRDPAVINGSRRKRIAKGSGTTIQDVNRLLKQFEDMKKMMKQMTGMQAGKGKKRGKGLGGFKLPF encoded by the coding sequence TTGGCTTTTGAAGGACTCGCCGCACGCCTGCAAGATACGTTAACCAAAATCCGCGGAAAAGGGAAAGTAAGTGAACAAGACGTTAAAGATATGATGCGTGAAGTTCGCCTCGCCCTTCTTGAAGCAGATGTTAACTTCAAAGTCGTGAAGCAGTTTATTGCGAGTGTAAAAGAAAAGGCGCTAGGACAAGAGGTCATGAAAAGTCTGACGCCAGGTCAACAAGTGATAAAAGTCGTTAATGAAGAGTTAACAGCGCTAATGGGCTCTGAACAAAGTAAGATTGCTGTAGCGCCTAAGGCCCCAACGATTGTCATGATGGTTGGCTTGCAAGGGGCTGGTAAAACAACAACCACTGCAAAGCTTGCGAATCATTTGCGTAAAAACCATAATCGAAAGCCTCTCTTAGTGGCCTGTGATATTTATCGTCCAGCTGCCATTAAACAGCTCGAAACCCTTGGTAAACAGCTTGATATGCCTGTGTTTTCTCTAGGCGATCAAGTAAGTCCAGTTGAAATTGCAAAACAAGCGGTTCAAAAGGCGAAAGAAGAGCATCATGATTATGTTATCCTTGATACGGCAGGTCGTCTACACATTGATGAAACGTTAATGAAAGAGCTCACCGATATTAAGGAAATGGTTAAGCCAGATGAAATCTTGCTTGTCGTTGACTCAATGACCGGTCAAGATGCTGTGAACGTTGCAGAAAGTTTTAACGAACAGCTTGATGTCACCGGGGCAGTGTTAACAAAGCTCGATGGCGATACTCGTGGTGGGGCTGCCATTTCAATTAAAGCTGTGACAAACACACCGATTAAGTTTGCTGGTATGGGTGAAAAGATTGATCAGCTTGAGCCGTTTCATCCTGAACGTATGGCGTCTCGAATTCTTGGGATGGGTGATGTACTCTCTTTAATTGAAAAGGCGCAAACAAATGTAGATGAAGAGAAAGCAAAAGAGCTTGAAAAGAAATTGCGGACGATGGATTTTACATTTGATGATTTTCTAGAGCAACTCGAGCAAGTTAAAAGCATGGGTCCTTTAGAAGATTTACTTGGCATGATGCCTGGAATGAACAAAAAAGGTATGAAAGACTTAAAGGTTGATGAACATCAGCTCGTTCGAGTGGAAGCGATTGTGAAGTCAATGACGCCTCTCGAAAAACGTGATCCCGCTGTCATAAACGGAAGTCGTCGGAAGCGAATTGCAAAAGGAAGCGGTACAACCATTCAAGATGTGAATCGTTTGCTAAAGCAGTTTGAAGATATGAAGAAGATGATGAAGCAAATGACAGGGATGCAGGCAGGTAAAGGAAAGAAACGCGGCAAAGGTCTTGGTGGGTTTAAACTCCCATTTTAA
- a CDS encoding putative DNA-binding protein, producing MLDKTLRMNYLFDFYQPLLTEKQQNYMTRYYLDDYSLGEIADEYEVSRQAVYDNIRRTETMLEDYEAKLGLLEKFEARRSIFAQLRDYAKKDDRGQLLNELTDQLEKLD from the coding sequence ATGCTCGATAAAACGTTACGCATGAACTACTTGTTTGATTTTTATCAGCCCTTATTAACGGAGAAACAGCAAAACTATATGACCCGTTACTATTTAGATGACTATTCGCTTGGTGAAATTGCGGATGAATACGAAGTAAGTCGCCAAGCGGTCTACGATAACATTCGACGAACAGAAACAATGCTTGAAGATTACGAAGCAAAGCTTGGTCTGCTAGAGAAGTTTGAAGCCCGTCGCTCTATTTTTGCTCAGTTGCGAGATTATGCAAAAAAAGACGATCGTGGCCAACTGTTGAATGAACTGACGGATCAATTAGAGAAACTTGATTAG
- the ftsY gene encoding signal recognition particle-docking protein FtsY: MSFFKKLKEKMTQQTTDVTDKFKTGLEKTRTNFSGKMNELVARYRKVDEDFFEELEELLISADVGVSNVMELVDELKEEVKLRNIKDTADIQPVISEKLAGLLEKDGDDTTLNIQEQELTVILVVGVNGVGKTTSIGKLAHYLKTQGKSVVLAAGDTFRAGAIEQLDVWGERVGVPVIKQQAGSDPAAVMYDAVAAAKSRKADVLICDTAGRLQNKVNLMNELAKVKRVIEREVPGAPHEVLLALDATTGQNALAQAKAFGQATDVTGLVLTKLDGTAKGGIVIAVRQELDIPVKFIGLGEQKDDLQPFNAEQFVYGLFKDMIETKEA, encoded by the coding sequence ATGAGTTTCTTTAAAAAATTAAAAGAGAAAATGACACAACAAACCACCGATGTAACAGATAAGTTTAAGACAGGGCTTGAAAAAACAAGAACAAATTTTTCAGGAAAAATGAATGAGCTCGTTGCTCGCTATCGTAAAGTGGATGAAGATTTTTTTGAAGAGCTTGAAGAACTTCTCATTAGTGCTGATGTCGGTGTATCCAATGTGATGGAATTGGTTGACGAGCTTAAAGAGGAAGTAAAGCTTCGCAACATTAAAGATACCGCTGATATCCAGCCGGTTATCTCGGAGAAGTTAGCTGGATTGCTTGAAAAAGATGGCGATGATACGACCTTAAACATACAGGAGCAAGAATTAACGGTTATTCTTGTTGTTGGCGTAAATGGTGTCGGTAAAACGACGTCTATTGGAAAGCTTGCTCACTACTTGAAAACGCAAGGGAAATCTGTTGTTCTTGCAGCAGGAGATACGTTTCGTGCTGGTGCGATTGAGCAGCTTGACGTATGGGGGGAACGAGTGGGTGTTCCTGTTATAAAACAGCAAGCAGGCTCTGATCCAGCGGCGGTGATGTATGATGCTGTAGCAGCGGCAAAGTCTCGTAAAGCGGACGTACTTATTTGTGATACGGCGGGACGATTGCAAAATAAAGTAAACTTAATGAATGAGTTAGCAAAAGTAAAGCGAGTTATTGAGCGAGAAGTACCTGGCGCTCCTCACGAAGTATTGCTCGCACTTGATGCCACTACAGGGCAAAATGCCTTAGCGCAGGCGAAAGCATTTGGACAAGCAACAGATGTTACCGGGCTAGTATTAACGAAGCTTGATGGAACAGCAAAAGGTGGAATTGTTATTGCGGTAAGACAAGAGCTTGATATACCTGTGAAGTTTATTGGTTTAGGAGAGCAAAAAGATGATCTACAACCGTTTAACGCAGAGCAATTTGTATATGGTTTATTTAAAGATATGATTGAAACAAAAGAGGCATAA
- the smc gene encoding chromosome segregation protein SMC, with amino-acid sequence MFLKRIEVKGFKSFGEPIQVDFDQGVTAVVGPNGSGKSNISDGIRWVLGEQSARSLRGAKMEDVIFAGSDTRKAVNVAEVSLILDNEDEHLAIDYSEVRVTRRLYRSGDSEYLLNGTICRLKDVTDLFLDSGLGREAYSIIGQGKIEEILSSKAEQRRLIFEEAAGVLKYKTRKQTAEKRLNQTEENLHRVNDILNELEDQVEPLREQAALAKEFTRLKEEQENLDIAVTTEEISHLHTEWESQTAELKKLKAMIGEQRQQLAINEDELDSIRQKQRLSREKSSTIQQRYLQVSEELEKNEGRKGILEEKQRSKQKDEQQSKQLLIQKKAEQEQLAKKKDVLEKTYQSLKDKSKEIDSAYQKIEQSLSQSKETIAADIEDAKGDYIEWLNEQASLRNERRYLKEQVEQRQRFSTKSESELATVKQFLELGEQGLSLEKNELESTKQQLDEQKNALRTLLASEEEAKEALFKKETKLYEAYKLMQKVDGRREALQEMEDDFSGFFHGVKEVLKQREHLTGVIGAVAELIHVPQKVEKAIDIALGGQAQHVIVETDQAARAAIGYLKEKRAGRATFLPVSTIKPRTMPEAVANGLKGQPGFVRLASEAVHVDDSYRPIVESLLGTTIIVEELTSANRIAKQLGHRYRIVTLDGDVVNPGGSMTGGSVKQNQSSLLSRKREKEELDGKKKQLDQAIESLEKQVTDLKTARVEKQQNIQQLQKEELALTTEYERVRERYQNKELEVTQSKREYERLERLKASEKQEGDATKHRLKEIEVGEQRAAAEAEKLEKRIEELQLQLDHEQLAKEKGQAELTELKVARAEIRQQLTYHQTQLAETTKQFDEVKRVLAIETENYQLLHSTSGEQTMTKESLTTLIADANAEKEILSQQLHSLQEEERLYNEQYERLGLENKRNQEELETVLSKSQALEVRVNRLDVDLDYRLNRLREEYELSYEGAKQQYPLAEPLDDSRKQLALLRRSIEELGVINLGAIDEYDRINGRYQFLTAQKTDLLDARQSLDQAIDEMDEEMSKRFMATFVSIRTHFQEVFVKLFGGGDADLVLTDPSAPLTTGIDIVARPPGKKKQQLGLLSGGERALTAIALLFAILQVRPVPFCVLDEVEAALDEANVSRFAQYLREFSTRTQFIVVTHRKGTMEGADVLYGVTMEESGVSRIVSVRLEESKQLLES; translated from the coding sequence ATGTTCCTTAAACGGATAGAAGTCAAAGGATTTAAATCTTTTGGCGAGCCTATACAAGTTGATTTTGACCAAGGCGTAACGGCCGTTGTCGGACCAAACGGAAGTGGAAAAAGTAATATTTCCGATGGGATTCGCTGGGTATTAGGCGAGCAAAGCGCACGATCGCTGCGTGGAGCGAAAATGGAAGATGTTATTTTTGCAGGGAGCGACACACGAAAAGCAGTGAATGTGGCGGAAGTATCTCTTATATTAGATAACGAAGACGAGCATTTAGCAATTGATTATAGTGAAGTGCGAGTGACTCGCAGACTATACCGGTCTGGAGATAGTGAATATTTATTAAATGGAACAATCTGTCGCTTAAAAGATGTCACCGATTTATTTCTTGACTCTGGGTTAGGACGAGAAGCCTATTCCATTATCGGTCAAGGGAAGATTGAAGAAATATTAAGTAGTAAAGCAGAGCAGCGACGGTTGATTTTTGAAGAAGCTGCAGGTGTATTAAAGTATAAAACCCGGAAGCAAACAGCAGAAAAGCGGTTAAATCAAACCGAAGAAAATTTGCATCGTGTAAACGATATTTTAAATGAATTAGAAGATCAGGTTGAGCCTCTTCGGGAACAGGCGGCATTAGCAAAAGAATTTACACGCCTTAAAGAAGAGCAAGAAAACCTTGATATAGCCGTCACAACGGAAGAAATTTCTCATTTACATACAGAGTGGGAGAGTCAAACAGCAGAACTAAAAAAACTAAAAGCTATGATTGGAGAACAACGCCAACAGCTTGCAATAAACGAAGACGAATTAGATTCGATTCGACAAAAACAACGCTTGAGCCGAGAGAAAAGTTCGACCATTCAGCAACGCTACCTTCAAGTTAGTGAAGAACTTGAAAAGAATGAAGGCCGTAAAGGCATTTTAGAAGAGAAACAACGAAGCAAACAAAAGGATGAACAACAGAGCAAGCAGTTACTCATTCAAAAAAAAGCTGAACAAGAACAGTTGGCTAAAAAGAAAGACGTTCTTGAAAAAACTTACCAATCGTTAAAGGATAAGAGTAAAGAAATTGATTCTGCCTACCAAAAGATTGAACAATCCCTTTCTCAATCAAAAGAAACCATTGCTGCAGATATTGAAGACGCAAAAGGGGATTATATTGAATGGTTAAATGAACAGGCCTCCTTACGAAATGAACGCCGCTATTTAAAGGAACAAGTGGAGCAAAGACAGCGTTTCTCAACTAAAAGTGAAAGCGAATTGGCGACGGTAAAACAGTTTCTTGAATTAGGCGAACAAGGGTTATCTCTTGAGAAAAACGAGCTGGAGTCAACAAAACAGCAGCTAGATGAACAAAAAAATGCGTTACGCACGCTTCTAGCATCAGAAGAAGAAGCAAAGGAAGCGTTATTTAAAAAAGAAACAAAGCTCTACGAAGCGTACAAATTGATGCAAAAAGTAGATGGACGAAGAGAAGCGTTGCAAGAAATGGAAGACGACTTTTCTGGATTTTTCCACGGTGTAAAAGAAGTCTTAAAACAGAGAGAGCACCTAACAGGTGTTATTGGTGCTGTCGCAGAATTAATTCATGTACCACAAAAAGTTGAAAAAGCGATTGACATTGCTTTAGGTGGACAAGCGCAGCACGTCATAGTTGAGACGGACCAAGCCGCTCGTGCCGCGATTGGCTATTTAAAAGAAAAGCGTGCTGGCCGAGCCACATTCCTTCCTGTTAGCACGATTAAGCCACGTACAATGCCTGAGGCAGTAGCCAATGGTTTAAAAGGTCAACCGGGATTTGTTCGTTTGGCATCTGAAGCTGTTCATGTTGATGATTCCTATCGTCCCATCGTTGAATCTTTGCTCGGCACAACCATTATTGTAGAAGAGTTAACGTCTGCAAACCGTATCGCTAAGCAATTGGGCCACCGTTATCGAATCGTCACATTGGATGGAGATGTGGTGAATCCTGGTGGTTCGATGACAGGTGGGAGTGTTAAACAAAATCAATCTTCTTTGTTGAGTCGAAAACGTGAAAAAGAAGAACTGGATGGAAAGAAAAAACAGCTCGATCAGGCGATTGAATCCCTTGAAAAACAAGTAACAGATTTAAAAACAGCTCGTGTTGAAAAACAACAGAACATTCAACAGCTGCAAAAAGAAGAACTAGCCTTAACAACGGAGTACGAACGAGTACGAGAACGCTACCAGAACAAAGAGCTAGAAGTGACTCAATCGAAGCGAGAGTATGAGCGTCTAGAACGATTGAAAGCAAGTGAAAAGCAAGAAGGCGATGCAACGAAACATCGTCTGAAGGAAATTGAGGTAGGCGAACAGCGAGCTGCTGCCGAAGCAGAAAAATTAGAAAAGCGTATTGAAGAGCTCCAGCTTCAGCTTGATCATGAACAACTGGCAAAAGAAAAAGGTCAAGCGGAATTAACGGAGTTAAAGGTAGCACGTGCTGAAATCAGACAACAATTAACGTATCACCAGACACAATTAGCAGAGACGACTAAACAGTTTGATGAAGTGAAGCGGGTTCTAGCAATAGAAACAGAAAATTATCAACTGCTGCATTCTACTTCAGGGGAACAGACGATGACGAAAGAATCGTTAACAACCTTAATTGCTGATGCAAACGCTGAAAAAGAGATACTCTCTCAGCAACTTCATTCACTACAAGAAGAAGAGCGACTCTATAACGAACAGTATGAACGATTAGGGTTAGAAAATAAGCGAAATCAAGAAGAACTTGAAACCGTCTTATCGAAAAGCCAGGCATTAGAAGTCCGTGTGAACCGACTCGATGTCGATTTAGATTATCGCTTAAATCGTTTGCGAGAAGAGTATGAGCTGTCTTATGAAGGTGCAAAACAACAGTATCCGTTAGCAGAACCATTGGACGATTCTAGAAAACAATTAGCTTTACTAAGGCGCTCCATTGAAGAGCTCGGAGTTATTAATTTAGGTGCGATTGATGAGTATGATCGAATTAATGGACGCTATCAATTTTTAACGGCTCAAAAAACAGATCTTCTTGATGCGCGTCAATCTCTTGACCAAGCAATTGACGAAATGGATGAGGAAATGAGCAAGCGGTTTATGGCCACTTTTGTAAGTATTCGTACGCATTTCCAAGAAGTGTTCGTGAAATTATTTGGTGGCGGGGACGCAGACTTGGTTTTAACAGACCCAAGTGCACCGTTAACAACGGGGATCGATATTGTTGCACGACCTCCTGGGAAGAAAAAGCAGCAGCTCGGCTTGCTTTCAGGTGGAGAGCGGGCATTAACCGCAATTGCTTTGTTGTTTGCAATCTTGCAAGTTCGTCCAGTTCCATTCTGTGTTCTTGACGAAGTAGAAGCAGCTTTAGACGAAGCGAATGTCAGCCGTTTTGCTCAGTATTTACGGGAGTTTTCGACTCGAACTCAATTTATCGTCGTCACGCACCGTAAGGGCACAATGGAAGGCGCGGATGTATTATATGGGGTAACGATGGAAGAATCAGGCGTTTCGAGAATCGTCTCTGTTCGACTAGAGGAATCAAAACAATTACTAGAGAGTTAG
- a CDS encoding DUF1128 family protein, with product MSQSLSIDEVEALLNDMKKKLNIVNASVIKADAVNDRKHQDLLALHTHVMRQPSFSISELDEIVQELGQLREEE from the coding sequence ATGAGTCAATCTCTGTCTATAGATGAAGTCGAGGCTTTACTGAATGATATGAAAAAGAAGTTAAACATTGTAAATGCTAGCGTCATTAAAGCAGACGCTGTTAATGATCGTAAACACCAAGATCTACTTGCCTTACATACGCACGTCATGAGACAACCATCTTTTTCCATCAGCGAACTAGATGAAATTGTTCAAGAGCTTGGACAACTTCGGGAAGAAGAATAA
- the rnc gene encoding ribonuclease III, giving the protein MVQPSKFQRKPRSNDRKRTQRRLELTEAQKRQFDDLLVRTSLTFENRKLLIQAFTHSSYVNEQRIFSSSDNERLEFLGDAVLELAVSQYLFKTYKSMSEGDMTKLRASIVCEPSLAMFAEELHFGQLVLLGKGEEVTGGRTRPALLADVFEAFIGALYLDQGLDAVFLFLSRFMYPKIKEGAFTHKMDFKSQLQEFVQRDNRGQIKYQIVQERGPAHDREFVSNVRLNDETIGSGTGRSKKEAEQLAAKQALDALNWKKS; this is encoded by the coding sequence ATGGTACAACCATCTAAATTTCAAAGAAAACCAAGGTCAAATGATCGAAAACGAACACAGCGCCGTTTAGAACTGACAGAAGCTCAGAAACGTCAGTTTGATGATTTACTCGTGCGAACGTCATTAACATTTGAAAATCGCAAACTGTTGATTCAAGCATTTACTCATTCCTCCTATGTGAATGAGCAACGTATATTCTCATCATCAGATAATGAACGGCTGGAGTTTCTTGGCGACGCTGTACTAGAACTTGCTGTTTCACAGTATTTATTTAAAACATATAAATCAATGAGTGAAGGAGATATGACGAAGCTGCGTGCTTCGATTGTTTGTGAACCGTCTCTCGCCATGTTTGCAGAAGAGCTGCACTTTGGTCAGCTCGTGTTGCTTGGAAAAGGAGAAGAAGTTACTGGTGGTAGAACGAGGCCGGCGCTACTCGCTGACGTATTTGAAGCGTTTATCGGAGCCTTGTATCTAGATCAAGGGCTAGATGCCGTTTTCTTATTTCTGTCACGATTTATGTACCCGAAAATAAAAGAAGGTGCCTTCACCCATAAAATGGATTTCAAGAGCCAGCTTCAAGAGTTTGTACAGCGAGATAATCGGGGGCAGATTAAATACCAAATCGTCCAAGAACGTGGACCAGCTCATGATCGTGAGTTTGTATCGAATGTCCGATTAAATGATGAGACGATCGGAAGTGGTACAGGTCGCTCAAAAAAAGAAGCGGAACAGTTAGCGGCAAAGCAAGCGTTAGATGCGCTCAATTGGAAAAAAAGCTAG
- the acpP gene encoding acyl carrier protein: MADVMERVTKIVVDRLGVEESEVTLEASFKDDLKADSLDVVELVMELEDEFDMEIADEDAEKIATVKDVVDYINNNA; encoded by the coding sequence GTGGCTGACGTAATGGAGCGCGTAACGAAAATCGTCGTTGACCGTTTAGGTGTAGAAGAATCAGAAGTAACGCTTGAGGCATCTTTTAAAGACGATCTTAAAGCTGACTCACTTGATGTGGTGGAGCTTGTAATGGAGCTTGAAGATGAGTTCGACATGGAAATTGCTGATGAAGACGCAGAAAAAATTGCAACGGTTAAGGATGTTGTCGATTACATAAATAACAACGCATAA
- the fabG gene encoding 3-oxoacyl-[acyl-carrier-protein] reductase produces the protein MFTGKTAIVTGASRGIGRAIALELAKNGANIIVNYAGNQAKAEEVVSEIKAIGQEAVAIQTNVANEDEVKTMIKETVDRFGSVDILVNNAGITKDNLVMRMKESDWDDVLDINLKGVFLCAKGVSRQMMKQRSGRIINVASVVGVLGNPGQANYVAAKAGVIGLTKTLAKEFASRNILVNAVAPGFITTDMTDELSGDSKEALLGQIPLGTLGEPDDVARVVRFLASEDAKYMTGQTLHVDGGMAMP, from the coding sequence ATGTTTACTGGAAAAACAGCGATTGTTACCGGTGCATCAAGAGGGATCGGTAGAGCGATAGCGCTCGAATTGGCGAAAAACGGCGCCAATATCATTGTAAATTATGCAGGAAATCAAGCGAAAGCTGAAGAAGTTGTTAGTGAGATTAAAGCAATTGGTCAAGAGGCAGTCGCGATACAAACAAACGTTGCCAATGAAGATGAAGTAAAGACCATGATAAAAGAAACGGTTGATCGTTTTGGTTCTGTTGACATTCTAGTGAATAACGCTGGTATAACAAAAGACAATTTAGTGATGCGGATGAAAGAATCAGATTGGGACGATGTGCTAGATATAAATTTAAAAGGTGTATTTCTTTGTGCAAAGGGCGTTAGTCGCCAAATGATGAAACAGCGCTCTGGGCGTATTATTAATGTCGCATCTGTTGTTGGTGTGCTTGGAAACCCTGGCCAAGCCAATTACGTTGCAGCAAAAGCTGGAGTTATTGGCTTGACAAAAACACTAGCGAAAGAGTTTGCATCTAGAAATATTTTAGTAAATGCCGTTGCGCCAGGCTTTATTACGACGGATATGACCGATGAGTTAAGTGGCGACTCAAAAGAGGCGTTACTTGGTCAAATTCCGTTAGGTACGTTAGGGGAACCAGACGATGTTGCTCGTGTTGTTCGCTTTTTAGCGAGTGAAGATGCCAAGTACATGACTGGACAAACCCTTCACGTAGATGGTGGAATGGCAATGCCGTAA